ATCACGAGTTCACAACAAACATCATAATGAAAATCAACCACACTGAAAGACTGTAATTAATACAAGTTAtacaattaaaatttgaaacatTTAATATTACTGACAAGTATTTTACACAAGTATTGGTTTCAATAGACATGCAAAGAACAGAATAAGAAGTTATCAGTTTGCAAAGAAAAAGACGCCGAGTGATCACCAGCCAAGAGAACAACTAAACGACATGATCAGAGCAGTAAATGACAATCgtcctaataaaaaataaacaatactaaaggaatataattaatacaacttataaaatttgattttgaatcaTTTAATAAATACTCCACTGTTAAGTATTATACACGTGTATTGGTTTCAACGGACATGCATAGAACTACAATAAGTTATCAGTTTGCAAAGAAAAACGGCGCTAAGTGATCACCAGCCAGGAGAACAACAAAACGACATGATCACAGGTTCACGACAAACATCATAATCAAAACTCAACAACACTAAAGGAATATAATTAAAACAACTTATAAGATTCTAATCGTTTAAAGACTTAATAAATTTCACCAACCTATATCCTTATAAACTGCAAAAGTATAGTAAAAACTTATccatttattttgataaatggAGATGATCTTTATTTCAATAACCAACCTAACCGTTGTCATTTATTAATACAACAAAATAAACTTCCTATCATCAAGCAGTTATTACAAAATTGATGTATTGTCAAAAGGGAATATGCGCAAACCTCTTCAACCGGAAAGAAGTGTACAAGCAAACCCATTATCCACAAGTTGGTTAACAGCATCCCTAAACTTGTAATAATCCTCAACTTTATTGTAAACCTGATGAGAAATCCGAGCATACCCCGTTACAGGATCAACTTCTCCATCTCTAGGTGGTCTATAGTATATAGGAACTTCAACTCCAAAAACATCCCTCAAATGTGCCCTCAACTTGAGTGCATCAGCATCGCTACGAATCCCCAAACAAGTAGGCAAACCAACCATAACCATACTAGCACACATATGTGCAGGACTCCCAAGATGAGTTCCCCAAGCCTTAACCAACATATCTCCCATCTCAACAACAACTTCATGATTTCTCTTCTTAATCCCTTCAATACCACCTTCAAACCTATTCACAAACTCCAAAGCATTTGGAACCACCAATTGAGCACTATAATCCCTTGTCCCAATCCAAGCACTTTCCACAGCCAATCCATTTCCATACTCATGAGACACCACAGGATGATGCAAATCACTACCACCACTTTTAGGGTTCTTCTTAGTATACAAAAACGCAATCGAAGGTGGACAAAAAAACCACTTATGCAAATTACTAGTATAATAATCAGCACCAATCTCTTGCATATCAACATCAACACATCCAATCGAATGAGCAGCATCAACAAAAAcctgttcaacaccttcatctCTACAAATTCGAATCAATTCCTTAACAGGAATAACAACACAAGGCATAGAAGTAACATGATCAATCACAgctaacctaattttttttccatcgaTTTTTCCTTTCTCCAAAGCTTTTCTAAATTCAGTAACAATCTCATCATTAGAATTCACCGGAAAAGGAAGAGGAACTTCAATTACTTTTCCACCAGCACGAGTAACATAAGCTTCCATAGATTTCTTAACAGCACCATAAGCATAATGAAGCATAACAACTACATCACCTTTATTGAATTTACCTTCACGAAAACACCAAGCGGTATGTTGAAGAACGATAGCAGCAGCGGTGGTTGCGTTATCGACGATTGAAATTTCGTCGAGGTTTTGAGCGTTGACTAAATCTTTGATAATTGAGCGAGAATTGTTGATAGCTGGTTTGAGATAGTTGAAGTAGAAGTGATCTGGTTGACGGAGATATTTGAGTTGCCATTGTTGTTGAGCGGAGATGATGGAGGATGGACAGGAGCCGAAGCTGCCGTTGTTGATGCGAGCGATGGTGGTGTCGTGGTGGGAGAATTCAGATTCAATTTCGGAAACGGTTatgaaagatgaagaagaagaagaagagagttTGGGTTTTTTGGGGATTGGATGTGAGCCGTTGATGTCTGTGATTGAACGGTGGTGATTGGTGTTGTTGGAAGCCATTGAATTAATTAACGGTGGTGATTATTgagaattttttgttgttgagaaATGGAAGGAAGAAAAGAacataaagaaagaaagaaagagaagagaagagatcTGAAAGTTGATAATGAGgaagtgagtgagtgagtgagtggaATTGAAAAGGCTACAGTTAGGTTAGGGGAAATGAGGACAAGTGGGTGGGATAAGCACGTAATCACTAAACTACAAAACTCACTCACCTCCAATCCCGTTAAATTCAATAGTTCCcaaaaattcatattatttttctgGGTTCAATACTAAAATCACAACAAGTTGTTGTATTATTGTATTATACTATGTCgaaaaatatatgtaaattttttatcaagttGCCTATGAAGTACGGACGTAGACACGACACAGACACTGACAAGTCGACactgataaaaatttggaaaagtgacataatttagtataattataagtgtcgtccgacacggacacgcctaatttgaggagtgtcggtgcttcctagcaAGTTGCTATTATACTTTTCTATATTTAAAAAAGTCTTATCTTTTGgggattaattaaataaatttggtGGGCTAAGGCCCGATGTATGTGTGACTGCTTTCAGATGGTGGCTTAATAGGACATGATTCCGTAACAAACTGCAATTTGACAAGAAAGTCTATGCAACATTCTCTCATTTATAGGTATGACAAAATTTGACCTCGTACTCTTGGGCCAGCTACTAACTAGACCAGTTGTTATTACTACTGCTACTAGTATTAGAGTAGTAGTATACTATCATCCATATCAGAGCAGTATCACTCTTATGCATTAATTCCTTGAACAGTTATATTAAAATCTATTAATAGGGGGAGTCACAGAAAAACAAGATTCCAGTCTGGCCAATTTCTCATAGAAGCTTCCTAGTTAGAAGATTATTCTTCAAGTACTGAATGAGGTAATAGGTTTGAAACTTGCATCCAACTTCCAAGAACAAGTTTCAGTCCTGGAAGACCGAGTTATATGCTTTTATAATGTGGAAAATCGATGTTCAAAATTTAGTTAAGAGAGATACTTATATTTAGTGTCTCATCCGTTTCAAGTAGAATTACTaagtgaaatataaaaaatgaaggaGAAAGCCAGATGATGTTGTTTCGGTTGATAAGAAGTTGACTTATATCTAATATTTGATGTAAGCTTCAAGACCGGTGTGAGAAGTTCATCGGTAGGTaatttatgaaattaaatttccCACTTTTACAACTGGTTACTGTAACATATTTGGTCAGTTTGATTTAAATTGATCGTTGAAATCGCTTTGACAAATTAATTGTTAGTTCCACGTGTAAATCTACTTATGTGGTTTGTTCTAATTGGTTGTTGGACAAATACTCCCAAATTATCAAGAGGTAGAGTATGAGTcacctttcaatttcaaatattttgctATCATAACCTATAATCTATGTACAATAGATTTCACGCTCTCTCGTCCCCATAGGAGCATAGCTCAAATTGTAATggatattgcattttatatgcatgGATGCAGTTTGAATCCATAATCTTCCACTTATTTACCTCAAGATGTGAATTTTTAACTATtagactacttaacaaaaaaaaattcattctctCTATCCTTATCTTTCAAATACAGATTCACTACATCTAGtgtaggcatggcaataaaactcatacccgcgggtacccacccaaaccatatccgctttgacggggaatactcgagttgactgggtttgggtttgggtttgggtttgggttttccccgatttcaaaagatgggtttggggcgggtaatgggtacattgatacccaccctgaacccgtccccgaacccgccccgcttatactaaaaattagatttcacatcttttaaattagaaacgcttaaacaatctcttaaattatgtttatatatttattttttattttaatttgagtattaaacaaatcattttctctatttttttctttatttaaaaaaatattgttgaaagaaaataattttggacatttaacttttttttaataaaaaaatactaaaatataatctaaattcatgtgaaaAGAGACGTAAttgggatacccgaaacccgatgggatacccgatccccgttgggtatgggtttggggttatcatttttatccccgctcgaatttgggatgggtttggggaaacccgaactttatgggtttggggagggcaaaactcGTCCCCGCtccgccccgccccattgccatgcctaatcTAGTGCTTCTCAGGCTGCAATTTGGTTGGTTGTGTATGTTCTCAGGTATATTATTTAATGTGACACAATTTGAGGTGAGAGTATTTGAGAATAAGGAAAGAGAAATGAAAAAAGATTTGGTGTGAAGAGGAACAGACAAAAGCATAATGAAATGTATCTCACTATATTTAATATTCTTCATCTACTATTGTGAGAAGAAATagttaaaagatttttattttaacatttcacTTTAGTAATGCCTACACGTGTTGGTAAGATTGTCAAACTCGAGAGTCTACATGACCTCGTGGAGCTTATACGCCTACTCGACTTGTAAACTTGTAAGCATttatatttccttttttttaactGAATATGTTTTACTTGTAATCGTGGAGTTAAGATTAATCTTTTGAGTCTTGTCGGATTCAAATGAGCAGCAATTTCTGCTTCAGAGTTTTAACGCTACTGCATATCAAGCTTAAGATCAAACCCATAATTTTGTTATTGAAGAACCATTCTACTTTACTCATTCCAATGATATTGTATAACGTTTGTATAAGTTTTGAAAAACTCTTTAGAGGGGCCGCAACTAAGTTGTTGAGTTTGAGTGGTTAATGAATCCTTATAAAtcgtttaaaaaaataagttaaacttctcaaataaataaattaagtccGACTTAATTTATTTCCCTCCAACTAAACTCTAGATTATCAAATTTTCTTTCCTAAAAATGGTTAACACACATGGAATAAGACATTAATTATACATGATATTGACATTATTAAACGAGAATCAAAGATTCGTCGTGCTCTTGCAATGAAGAAAATAGTATTTTACCATCCGTGCAAAGTATTTACCGATAACGGACAATACATGATgacaataaatttaattgaatTGTGTAACTCAAAATCATTTAAATGAGATGGTACGAGTTTCCAACCACTTAaccaaaattttgaattaattccTAATTTAAATATGcattaaaactttttaaaaaaatttacaatccATTTAAATCCACGGTTGAGTGGCGTATCCTCACATTTGTTTGCGAAGCagatatttttaatttggtaGCTGCAGACAAAAAAAGAGAGTTAATCATGCCTTGTGATAGACACCATCGattattatcttattattaaattttattttattccttttgcAAAGCATCATcccattattttaaaaaacaaatccaCTGCAGTCACCAAATTGCCGATTCACGTATCCATCACATTCTTGATCAttgaattaaaatcaaacagtCTTAactttaatataatttttcatttgtttttaaataaaaatacaaacctaaaatataaacCATCAGATCTTAATTCAACGATAAAAAATATGCCGAATCCGTGAATCCGGCATATTTTTAACTGCAGGCAACCCCAGTGCTTGTTTTTAGTAGTTGCAGTAGATGAGATGACTTTATAACCTCTGTTCTGTCTATATTTATAGCAACTTCTAACTCACTTTACTTCATCCATCTTTGGGGCCTCTGTAGCAGAAGCTTAATACCACTTTCTCAAAGCTATTAAGGTTTGATTTCAAACAATAATACTTAATCATTTCAACATAATTTTCATTATCTTTGACCTGCTATGTATTTTCtgcttgtttgtttttgttttgattttcaatttttgatcGGTTAAAGAAAAAACATGACCCAGTTGACTTGTTTCTTTCAGATTTTCATTGGATTTGAAAAAGACTTGATTTTTAAGGTTTTCTGTGATTTTGATTAATCTGTTCCTGTGATTCACATATGGGTATTAGGGATCTATATGAAATTGTAATATTAGCAGAGTGAACTCATCCACTGTTtgaaattttgtgttttgaTCAAAATTTCTTGTTAGAAGATAATACTCTAGCTTATATAATGGTTGGTGGAAAATAGACTTCAAGCAATTAGGTTTTGTTTGGTTAAAGAACTTAATTAACTGCTtaaaataagtgcttatgtataagctaatTTCCTAAtcttataacaaaagataaaataaagtcaaattgttttcataaaagTCATAGCTTGTTTTCTTAAGCTAAtctggagagcttatggaaataagctgaaagcATCTTATGGGCAtgttataagctattttcataaactcttcCAAACACTCTTGCAAGTGCTAATGCCAGTAGATAGggtcaaataagtcaatctaaacaacttagggcccgtttggattggcttatttatgagcttatgcaaaatagcttatgcaaataaataaacttttatgcattattataaattttttgaggtagtttatgagaaaatagcttataaaactATGTTACATATATTAGAGTATCATTCctattgactttattttatttgcataagctattttcataagctcaaaaataagccgaatccaaacaggcccttagtGTCTTAATTAACTTGTTATCTCCTTCTCTGCCCTACTGTTAGTTGCTTTATGTGTAAAATTAGGACTGTATCCAGCTGAACTTATTCTGGATTACTTTGACAGACAAATTTTCCGTCAACATGGGGCAAAAGCATTTTGCTGCGGTTTTCTGTTTGTGGGCTTTAACATGTTCCCTGCTTCCTTTGTTCTCCTTTGGAATGATGAGAGTTGGTTTGCAGAAGAGACCTCTAGATCTTCATAGTATTAATGCTTTTAAAAAGGCAAGAGAACAACATCTAAGATCAGGAAGACCAATGATGGGTGCACTGTCCAATGGTGAACCTATAGTACCTTTGAAGGATTATATGAACGCTCAATATTTTGGTGAGATTGGAATTGGCACGCCTCCACAAACCTTTACTGTCATATTCGATACCGGTAGTTCCAACCTTTGGGTTCCATCATCCAAATGTTACTTTTCTGTAAGTTTTCAACTTAATTTTTGTCTCTAAAACTATGTTACATATATTAGAGTATCATTCCTAttgatttttgttcttttgCAGCTTGCCTGTTATACCCATAATTGGTACAAGGCAAAGAAATCCCATACGTATAACAAAAACGGTACTACTCATTTAGCACATGCTGCATATTTATATGCCATTTAATGTGAAATTAGTTACACACTTTTACTCATTGATCAGGAACGTCTTGTAAAATAAGCTATGGAACCGGATCAATATCTGGTTTCTTCAGTCAAGATAATGTTAAAGTTGGCAGTTCCATTGTCAAGAATCAGGTGAGTACTTTATTTATGAGCTTCCATTTCAACATAAATTAGACATGTTTATTACAGCCATACTTACAAGTTACAAATCACTACTATAAACTGTAGGATTTCATTGAGGCTACCCGAGAAGGAAGTCTTACTTTTCTTGTTGGAAAGTTTGATGGAATATTTGGACTTGGATTTCAAGAGATCTCAGTTGGAAGGGCTTTGCCAGTATGGTATGTTTCAAGTTTCAACCGGTCTTTTGTTTCATTTGTTTCTTATATCCATTTTAGATTGACAAGTTGTGAATAATTTCCCTGCCTTCAATTACTGGTCTATCATAAAATCACAGGTACAATATGGTGGAACAACATCTTGTCAGTGAGAAGGTCTTCTCCTTTTGGCTCAATGGGAATCCTAATGCGAAAAAGGGTGGTGAATTAGTTTTTGGTGGTGTTGACCCTAAGCATTTCAAAGGAAACCACACTTATGTTCCGGTTACTGAAAAAGGTTACTGGCAGgttagaaaacaaaaattaatttgatcaaGAGTTCCTATTAAATTATTTACTGGAACAAAATTTTACACGGAAGTTTTCCTTTTCAGATTGAAATGGGAGATTTTTTCATTGGAGGCTCGTCAACAGGTGAGACTTCATTGTTCTTCAAAATAACAAAGTAAACTTTTGAGGACTTACTAAGAAACAAGGGAGTGAGGGAGTGGTTGAAAGAAATTGGAATATGGAATAATGAGCAAATCTGTGCACTGTTTTTTAAAAACACGATTTCTTGAGAATGTGCATATTCACCTCTGTTTATTTGTTATATACACATCGATTCCAAAGTATATATGATTCTGAAatacattgaatattatttataggtGTTTGTGAAGGTGGTTGTGCTGCTATTGTGGACTCGGGAACATCTTTGCTTGCTGGTCCAACTGTATGTTCTATATGTTTTATAACTTTTTGCTTGTAGACtttcatttataatttcttATAACTGTTAATTAATTTCAGGCTGTTGTGACTGAAATCAACCATGCAATTGGAGCTGAAGGAGTTCTAAGTGTAGAATGTAAAGAAGTCGTTTCTCAATATGGAGAGTTGATATGGGATCTCCTAGTATCAGGGGTAAGCTTCCCTGCCTTTTCTTTACAAAGTTCTGTGTTGTACATGTTTTGCGGCTGTTTTGCAGCTGGTAATCTTTTTTTGTTTGCATTCTACTCTTTGGACTTAAATGAGTTTGATCTTGATCTACAGGTAAAACCTGGTGACGTATGTTCACAAGTTGGTTTATGCTCTATGCGCCGGGATCAATCTAAGAGGTCAGGATTCTTGCCCTACTGTCTGATTCTTTCAGATTATAGAAGTCTGAACGTCAACAACATTAAATTCAAGCATAAGCAAAtaaggaaaagtaaaaaatttcttaaaaaatatttcaaggAACCTCCATTATACTTATCAATTATCATTACTactttactactttattactttATTCTTTATTTCAAGAGTTTAGGTCTTGACTTCACTTGCTTGCTACGCAATGATTCTGGCTTGAAACAGATTCATAAATTTATTCTAATTCTATTTCTGGCAGTGCTGTGATTGAGATGGTGACTGAAAAAGAACAGAGTGAGTTGTCAGCTAGAGATACTCCTTTGTGTTCTTCTTGCCAGATGCTTGTTCTTTGGGTTCAGAATCAACTAAAACAAAAGGCAAACAAGGAAAGAGTATTCGACTATGTGAATCAAGTAAGTCCTTTGATTTTATCATGTCCACAAGATcaaattttagttatatttcAATTTGAATTGTGTAGACTAGACATGTAGTGAGTGTTTGTTTGTGTTAATCATTGGCAGCTGTGTGAGAGTATTCCAAGTCCATCCGGAGAATCAGTGGTAGGCTGTAACGATATTACTAAGTTGCCAAACATTTCATTCACTATCGGAGACAAACCCTTTGTCCTCACACCTGAACAGGTTCGGATTACCTACTAGCTACCTTTCCAATGAATATCTAGCgagttattttttgttttgcttcTTAAAATGCTATTTGTGTTTTTCAGTATATTCTAAGAACCGGAGAAGGCATTACAGAGGTCTGCCTTAGCGGGTTTATTGCTTTTGACATTCCTCCTCCAAAGGGTCCACTCTGGTATATTACTTCCCCAAAAAATTTATCAATGTGAAGTCATATTCGCTCTCATTTGAACGATAAAGAGCAACCATGAATAAAGAGAGTTTTTACTAATTACTTATGCTATCTGTCTGCAGGATTCTTGGTGATGTTTTCATGAGGGCATATCACACTGTTTTCGACTACGGAAACCTTCAAGTTGGTTTTGCTGAAGCTGCCTAGTTACCACTTGTGGATGAATATCTTTATGGAATATTTTCTTACTTTGGTTTCTGTATTGTAAATAAGCTGTTGTACTATGTAACTACTATACTCTAGCTCAGGTTCACTTCATGGATTAACATATGCATGTATTTTATCTATGCACGTATGATCGTACGTGAAAATATACACTTAAAAGTTTGTATGCTCTTACGTTAAGGACCATTTTCACTTTAAATAGAGTTCAGTCGACACTCGTATATATTGGTCCAATCATGTTAAAGGTAAACAAATTTTCATAATAAGTAAGTCGATATtatctttttccaattttgttgaaataaaataaaattgaatcaCCATAATTCGATGAAACATGTAATGAACAAAAATATACTGTGTGGTTGAGATATTGAGTAATAAACATGTCAAAAAAACACGTTGCAATTGTCCAAATACCAAATTAAAGCACTAAACTGAACAGTTGTAATGAAAAAGCTAAAGGAAAATTACTACACAATattgtaaatatataaatttgaaattgaaaatcaaaaagaaaagaaagaagccAATTAGCTGATTGAACAACTTTAATTTAGATTGTTAGAATTAATCAGACCTAATAACAACCACTAAAATCGCTTGATTAACAATTTACCACTATCAATTGTCTTTAAATTAAACATCATTCAAAGGGGTAACATAAATATGTTCTTAGTTTGCCATTAGTGATTGGCTTAACTTATTCAAAGGTTCTATGTGCACCGTTACATAAAAACAATCCTTACAAAACACACATAAGTATGCAATATTTCCCCTTCCAACA
This genomic interval from Trifolium pratense cultivar HEN17-A07 linkage group LG6, ARS_RC_1.1, whole genome shotgun sequence contains the following:
- the LOC123891007 gene encoding aspartic proteinase-like is translated as MGQKHFAAVFCLWALTCSLLPLFSFGMMRVGLQKRPLDLHSINAFKKAREQHLRSGRPMMGALSNGEPIVPLKDYMNAQYFGEIGIGTPPQTFTVIFDTGSSNLWVPSSKCYFSLACYTHNWYKAKKSHTYNKNGTSCKISYGTGSISGFFSQDNVKVGSSIVKNQDFIEATREGSLTFLVGKFDGIFGLGFQEISVGRALPVWYNMVEQHLVSEKVFSFWLNGNPNAKKGGELVFGGVDPKHFKGNHTYVPVTEKGYWQIEMGDFFIGGSSTGVCEGGCAAIVDSGTSLLAGPTAVVTEINHAIGAEGVLSVECKEVVSQYGELIWDLLVSGVKPGDVCSQVGLCSMRRDQSKSAVIEMVTEKEQSELSARDTPLCSSCQMLVLWVQNQLKQKANKERVFDYVNQLCESIPSPSGESVVGCNDITKLPNISFTIGDKPFVLTPEQYILRTGEGITEVCLSGFIAFDIPPPKGPLWILGDVFMRAYHTVFDYGNLQVGFAEAA
- the LOC123891005 gene encoding probable L-cysteine desulfhydrase, chloroplastic encodes the protein MASNNTNHHRSITDINGSHPIPKKPKLSSSSSSSFITVSEIESEFSHHDTTIARINNGSFGSCPSSIISAQQQWQLKYLRQPDHFYFNYLKPAINNSRSIIKDLVNAQNLDEISIVDNATTAAAIVLQHTAWCFREGKFNKGDVVVMLHYAYGAVKKSMEAYVTRAGGKVIEVPLPFPVNSNDEIVTEFRKALEKGKIDGKKIRLAVIDHVTSMPCVVIPVKELIRICRDEGVEQVFVDAAHSIGCVDVDMQEIGADYYTSNLHKWFFCPPSIAFLYTKKNPKSGGSDLHHPVVSHEYGNGLAVESAWIGTRDYSAQLVVPNALEFVNRFEGGIEGIKKRNHEVVVEMGDMLVKAWGTHLGSPAHMCASMVMVGLPTCLGIRSDADALKLRAHLRDVFGVEVPIYYRPPRDGEVDPVTGYARISHQVYNKVEDYYKFRDAVNQLVDNGFACTLLSG